The Candidatus Binataceae bacterium genome includes the window GATCGGTTAACGTGCGCGAAGTGCGGGTGCACCAAAAATCATGGGTGGGCGCGGCGGTCGCGCTGCTAAGTGTCGCGGGCATCTTCGGCTGCGCGCACGGCGCGGTGGCGGCAAGTCGGCAGCGCATCGTGTCGCTCACTCCTTCGGTGACCGAAATACTGTTCGCGCTGGGCGCGGGTGATGAAGTGGTCGGAGTATCGCAATATTCCGACTTCCCACCCGAGGCCACGCGCCTGCCCCGGGTCGGTTCATTTCTGACCCCAAATCTTGAGGCGATCATCGCCTTGCATCCGACCCTCGTGATCGGGATTGGTTTGTCGTCCGAAACGCGACAGATTCGTGCGCTCAGAGAAATGGGTTGCTCTATTCTGACCATCCGCGATGATTCGGTCGCGGAGATCAAGGAGAGTATCCGCGAGGTCGGGCGCAAGACCGACCGCGCGGATGGTGCCCGGAGGTTGCTGGAAAAACTGAATGTACAAATCTCCGAGGTTCGCAGCAGAGTATCCAAACTGCCACGGGTTAGCGTGTTGATGCTGGTGGGGCACGAACCCTTGATTGCGGTCGGACCCGGAACCTTCCTCGATGACCTGCTCAGGCTCTGCAATGCCGATAACATTGCGGATTCGTTGGGGCAGCAGTGGCCCAAACTCAGTATCGAGTACATCATCGCGATGAAACCGCAGGTCATACTCGACGGGCAGATGGGCTCCGACCCCGCCGCTCCCGCGCGGTTCTGGCAGAAGTATCCCACCATTCCCGCAGTGCAAAACCGCCGTGTCTACGGCTACTCCAGCGATCGGGTTCTGCATGCCGGCCCGCGGATTGGAACTTCCCTGGAAATGCTCGCCGCATTGATTCACCCGGAAACGTTCCCCGCATCGACGACGGCGCGAGGCGAAACCCGGTGACGACGCCGTCCGCGAATGCCGTGCGTCACAACCCCATCGCGGGTGCGTACCTCACCACCTCAAGGATGGTCTCGGTGCTCATGCTGCTCACGCTCCTGCTGCTTGCGACCATGCTGGTCGCGGCCAAGTTCGGGAGCGTGCATATAAGTCTGGTGAGCGCTTTCGCCGACGCGTCGAGCTCCGATCATGCGATTTTTTTCGCCGCCCGCCTGCCGCGACTAATAATGGCGGTCATCGTGGGCGCGGTGCTCGCGGCGGTGGGCGCCGCTCTGCAGGCGCTGGTGCGCAATCCCTTGGCTGAGGGTGGAATACTTGGCATCTCGGGCGGGGGCGCGCTTGGTGCGATTGTCGCGTTGGTGTTTCTGAGCGGGATCGGCGCATCCGAAACCACGGTAGTGCCGCTGGTTGCGTTCGGTGCCGCGCTGCTTTCGACCGTGGCCGTCTATCGGCTGGCGGAAGTGGAAGGGCAGCTCGAGCCATTTACGCTCCTGCTGGTCGGCGTGATTTTCAACGCGTTCTGGGGCGCCGCCATCATGGTAGTCAACAGTGTGGTCAATTTTTACTATGCGCACACGATCCTGTTCTGGTTGATGGGCAGCCTGGAGGCGCCGACCTGGCACGAAGTTGTGCTGGTTGCGGTGCTGGGCTTCGGCGGCTTTGTCGCGCTCATGTTCTATGCACGCGACATGAACCTGCTGAGCCTCGGCGACGAAGCCGCGGCCGAGCTGGGGGTGGACGTGGACTTCCTGCGCCGGCTTATCTTCGTGGCCACCTCGGTGATGGTCGGCGCGGTGGTTTCGGTAAGCGGCATCATCGCTTTCGTCGGACTGATCGTCCCGCATATGCTGCGGATTACATTTGGCTCCGATCACCGATTGCTGATCCCTGCTTCGCTGATCGGCGGTGCGGCCTTCATGGTAATCGCGGACCTGATTGCACGCGTTGCAATCGCGCCCGCGGAAATTCCAGTCGGAGCGATCACCGCGCTGTTCGGGGGTCCGTTCTTCGTTTACATGCTGCGGCGCGAAGGCGGAAAGCCGCTGGGACTGTGAGCACCGGCGCGGCCCCTCAGGATTCTGCCCTCACCGCGCGCGACCTGTGGGCGGGCTATGCGAGTGTGCCGGTGCTGCGCGGAGTCTCGCTCGAAGTCGTGCCCGGGGAGCTGCTCGCAATTGTCGGTCCCAACGGCAGCGGAAAGTCGACGTTGCTCCGAGTGCTCGGCGGCACGATGCGCCCGTGGCAGGGAAGCGTTGAGCTCCAAGGCCGACCCCTTAAGGGGCTGCAGCGTCGCGTGATCGCGCGCGAGATCGCCACCGTCGCCCAGGAGAATACGGTCGCGTTCCGGTTCACCGTGCTGGAAATCGTGCTGATGGGCCGCGCACCGCATTTAGGCGCGTTTCGCTTCGAGAGCCGTCACGATCTGGAGATCGCACAGGCGGCGCTCGCGCGCTTCGATCTTTTGCTGCTTGCGCATCGCCACATCGAGGAATTGTCGGGTGGCGAGCGCAAGCGCGTGTTCCTGGCGCGCGCGCTCACCCAGCAGCCGCGTGTCATGC containing:
- a CDS encoding ABC transporter substrate-binding protein, whose product is MHQKSWVGAAVALLSVAGIFGCAHGAVAASRQRIVSLTPSVTEILFALGAGDEVVGVSQYSDFPPEATRLPRVGSFLTPNLEAIIALHPTLVIGIGLSSETRQIRALREMGCSILTIRDDSVAEIKESIREVGRKTDRADGARRLLEKLNVQISEVRSRVSKLPRVSVLMLVGHEPLIAVGPGTFLDDLLRLCNADNIADSLGQQWPKLSIEYIIAMKPQVILDGQMGSDPAAPARFWQKYPTIPAVQNRRVYGYSSDRVLHAGPRIGTSLEMLAALIHPETFPASTTARGETR
- a CDS encoding iron ABC transporter permease; this translates as MTTPSANAVRHNPIAGAYLTTSRMVSVLMLLTLLLLATMLVAAKFGSVHISLVSAFADASSSDHAIFFAARLPRLIMAVIVGAVLAAVGAALQALVRNPLAEGGILGISGGGALGAIVALVFLSGIGASETTVVPLVAFGAALLSTVAVYRLAEVEGQLEPFTLLLVGVIFNAFWGAAIMVVNSVVNFYYAHTILFWLMGSLEAPTWHEVVLVAVLGFGGFVALMFYARDMNLLSLGDEAAAELGVDVDFLRRLIFVATSVMVGAVVSVSGIIAFVGLIVPHMLRITFGSDHRLLIPASLIGGAAFMVIADLIARVAIAPAEIPVGAITALFGGPFFVYMLRREGGKPLGL
- a CDS encoding ABC transporter ATP-binding protein, with the protein product MSTGAAPQDSALTARDLWAGYASVPVLRGVSLEVVPGELLAIVGPNGSGKSTLLRVLGGTMRPWQGSVELQGRPLKGLQRRVIAREIATVAQENTVAFRFTVLEIVLMGRAPHLGAFRFESRHDLEIAQAALARFDLLLLAHRHIEELSGGERKRVFLARALTQQPRVMLLDEPTAFLDLKHVVGIFSRFRELATARGLAVVATLHDLNAAAAYADRVMLLKAGEVVGYGTPSEVLTESNLRSVYETEIYVGKNPVTGQLTILPAHIPRMTPQ